Proteins encoded within one genomic window of Arachis ipaensis cultivar K30076 chromosome B08, Araip1.1, whole genome shotgun sequence:
- the LOC107612786 gene encoding protein SUPPRESSOR OF K(+) TRANSPORT GROWTH DEFECT 1, producing the protein MYSNFKEQAIEYVKQAVQEDNAGNYAKAFPLYMNALEYFKTHLKYEKNPKIREAITQKFTEYLRRAEEIRAVLDDGGPGSGASNGDAAVAARPKTKPKGGEGGGGDGEDPEQAKLRAGLNSAIIREKPNVKWNDVAGLESAKQALQEAVILPVKFPQFFTGKRRPWRAFLLYGPPGTGKSYLAKAVATEADSTFFSISSSDLVSKWMGESEKLVSSLFQMARESAPSIIFIDEIDSLCGQRGEGNESEASRRIKTELLVQMQGVGHNDQKVLVLAATNTPYALDQAIRRRFDKRIYIPLPDLKARQHMFKVHLGDTPNNLTEKDFEYLASRTDGFSGSDISVCVKDVLFEPVRKTQDAMYFYKSPEGMWIPCGPKQPGAIQTTMQDLASKGLASKILPPPITRTDFEKVLARQRPTVSKADLDVHERFTKEFGEEG; encoded by the exons ATGTATAGCAATTTCAAGGAGCAAGCAATAGAGTACGTGAAACAAGCGGTGCAAGAAGACAATGCCGGAAACTACGCCAAAGCGTTCCCTTTGTACATGAACGCCTTGGAGTACTTCAAGACCCACCTCAAGTACGAGAAGAACCCTAAGATCAGAGAAGCAATTACCCAGAAGTTCACCGAGTACCTTCGTCGTGCGGAGGAGATCCGTGCCGTCCTCGACGACGGCGGCCCCGGTTCGGGGGCATCCAACGGGGATGCTGCAGTTGCCGCTAGGCCCAAGACCAAGCCCAAGGGCGGGGAAGGTGGTGGTGGGGATGGGGAAGACCCGGAGCAGGCGAAGCTGCGGGCCGGGCTGAACTCCGCGATCATAAGAGAGAAGCCCAACGTGAAGTGGAATGATGTCGCGGGATTGGAGAGTGCCAAGCAGGCTTTGCAGGAGGCTGTGATTTTGCCTGTCAAGTTCCCTCAGTTCTTTACTG GTAAAAGACGACCATGGCGAGCATTTTTGTTGTATGGACCACCTGGAACAGGTAAATCATATTTGGCCAAGGCTGTTGCAACAGAAGCTGACTCCACATTTTTCAG TATTTCTTCATCAGACCTTGTCTCAAAGTGGATGGGTGAAAGTGAAAAGTTGGTTTCAAGCCTTTTCCAAATGGCCCGAGAAAGTGCTCCTTCTATAATATTTATCGATGAAATAGATTCCCTTTGTGGTCAGCGTGGAGAAGGCAATGAGAGTGAAGCTTCTAGACGAATTAAAACAGAACTTCTGGTCCAAATGCAG GGTGTAGGACACAATGATCAGAAAGTTCTTGTTCTTGCAGCGACAAATACACCCTATGCTTTAGACCAG GCAATAAGGCGTCGTTTTGATAAGCGCATATATATTCCACTACCAGATTTAAAGGCTCGCCAACACATGTTCAAG GTGCATCTGGGAGATACTCCCAACAACTTGACTGAAAAGGATTTTGAATACTTGGCTAGCAGGACTGATGGGTTTTCTGGTTCAGATATATCTGTCTGT GTAAAGGATGTTTTATTTGAACCTGTTCGCAAAACCCAAGATGCCATGTACTTCTATAAGAGTCCCGAGGGTATGTGGATCCCTTGTGGACCAAAGCAACCGGGTGCAATACAAACCACCATGCAGGACCTTGCTTCAAAAGGACTTGCTTCTAAG ATTCTTCCACCGCCGATTACTAGAACGGATTTTGAGAAGGTACTTGCTAGGCAAAGACCTACAGTTAGCAAAGCTGACCTTGATGTTCATGAAAGATTCACCAAAGAGTTCGGAGAGGAAGGTTGA
- the LOC107612785 gene encoding pentatricopeptide repeat-containing protein At2g27610 gives MAICRYALIPNASTISCVLKVCTNSFHGGVGLLNHVSVGTSLDDMYMKNEAVSDGKRVFYEMGHQNVLSWTSLLAGYSQNCQMQCEGYWPNQYTISTVIAALANEGEISIGIQVHAMVIKHGFETVTHVCNSLINMYSKSRMFNDAKAIFDDLENKDSVSWNSIIAGHVTNGHDSEALETFNQMQVAGAKPTCLTFATVIKLCASLRKLRLVRMLHCRVLKSGFFAHQNVTTALMVALSKCKEMDDAFSVFSLNQGVRDVVSWTAMVTGYLQNDRVDRAIDLFSRMRKEGVKPNHFTYSAILTVQHVAFVSQIHAEVIKTNYENSSSVGTALLDAFVKMGSTNDARKVFDRIEAKDIIAWSAMLVGYTQTGETAGAAKTFLQLTREGIKPNEYTFSSIINACAAPMASVEQGKQFHACAIKMRLNNALCVSSALVTMYAKRGNIESAHEVFKRQQERDLVSWNSMISGYAQHGQANKALEVFDRMQKQNMEMDVVTFVGVFSACAHAGLVDKGEKYFNIMINDHHISPTVEHYSCMIDLYSRAGRLEKAIDIINGMPFAPGATIWCTLLAAARVHRNIELGKLAAENLVSLQPQHSAAYVLLSNMYAEAGNWQERANVRRLMDRRKVKKEPGYSWIEVKNKTYSFLAGDTSHPMSDNIYAKLSELIIRLRDAGYQPDTNYVFHDLEDEQKETVLSHHSERLAIAFGLIATNPGIPLQIVKNLRVCVDCHNFIKLVSLIEQRYIVVRDSNRFHHFKDGVCTCGDYW, from the coding sequence ATGGCCATTTGTCGTTATGCTTTGATCCCTAATGCTTCCACCATCTCTTGTGTTCTCAAAGTTTGTACCAACTCCTTCCATGGCGGTGTTGGACTTTTAAACCATGTTAGTGTCGGAACTTCTCTAGATGATATGTACATGAAAAATGAGGCTGTTAGTGATGGGAAGAGAGTTTTTTACGAAATGGGCCACCAGAATGTGTTGTCATGGACTTCCTTGCTTGCCGGATATTCACAGAATTGTCAAATGCAATGTGAGGGGTATTGGCCTAATCAGTATACAATTTCTACCGTGATTGCAGCCTTGGCCAATGAAGGTGAGATTAGCATAGGAATTCAAGTTCATGCCATGGTTATAAAGCATGGTTTTGAGACAGTGACGCATGTGTGTAATTCTCTTATTAATATGTATTCAAAGTCAAGGATGTTTAATGATGCTAAAGCTATCTTTGATGATTTGGAGAATAAGGATTCAGTTTCTTGGAATAGTATTATTGCAGGACATGTGACAAATGGACATGATTCAGAAGCATTGGAAACTTTTAATCAAATGCAAGTTGCAGGGGCTAAGCCTACTTGCTTGACATTTGCAACTGTTATCAAGTTATGTGCTAGCCTTAGAAAATTGAGATTAGTAAGAATGCTGCATTGTAGGGTTCTAAAGAGTGGGTTTTTTGCTCACCAAAACGTCACAACTGCACTGATGGTTGCATTGAGCAAGTGCAAGGAGATGGATGATGCCTTTAGTGTTTTTTCTTTGAACCAAGGAGTTCGAGATGTGGTATCATGGACTGCTATGGTTACTGGGTACTTGCAGAATGATCGAGTTGATCGGGCTATAGATTTGTTCTCTCGCATGAGGAAGGAAGGTGTTAAACCAAATCATTTCACGTATTCTGCCATCCTTACCGTGCAACATGTTGCTTTTGTTTCTCAAATACATGCAGAAGTTATCAAAACCAATTACGAGAATTCATCTTCAGTAGGTACTGCTCTTTTAGATGCTTTTGTTAAGATGGGAAGTACTAATGATGCTAGAAAAGTTTTTGATCGAATTGAAGCGAAGGACATAATAGCATGGTCAGCCATGTTAGTGGGGTATACACAAACAGGAGAAACCGCAGGTGCTGCCAAAACCTTCCTCCAATTGACGAGGGAGGGGATTAAACCAAATGAGTATACCTTTTCTAGCATCATTAATGCCTGTGCTGCTCCAATGGCCTCAGTAGAACAAGGAAAACAATTCCACGCTTGTGCAATTAAAATGAGATTAAATAATGCTTTGTGTGTAAGTAGTGCTCTTGTTACCATGTATGCAAAGAGAGGCAATATTGAGAGTGCACATGAGGTTTTCAAAAGACAACAGGAGAGGGACTTGGTCTCATGGAACTCGATGATATCGGGATATGCGCAACATGGTCAGGCCAATAAAGCTTTAGAGGTATTCGACAGGATGCAAAAACAAAACATGGAAATGGATGTTGTAACATTTGTTGGTGTCTTTTCCGCCTGCGCTCATGCCGGTCTAGTGGACAAGGGTGAAAAGTATTTCAACATAATGATTAATGATCACCACATTAGTCCAACAGTGGAGCACTATTCTTGCATGATTGATCTATATAGCCGTGCAGGGAGGTTGGAGAAAGCCATTGATATCATAAATGGAATGCCATTTGCCCCAGGTGCAACCATTTGGTGTACTCTTTTGGCAGCTGCTAGAGTACACCGCAATATAGAGCTAGGAAAACTTGCAGCTGAAAATCTTGTTTCACTTCAGCCGCAACACTCAGCAGCTTATGTTCTGCTATCCAATATGTATGCTGAAGCAGGAAACTGGCAAGAAAGAGCTAATGTGAGGAGGCTAATGGACAGGAGAAAAGTGAAGAAAGAACCTGGTTATAGCTGGATTGAGGTGAAAAACAAAACCTATTCATTCTTGGCTGGTGACACATCACATCCTATGTCAGACAACATTTACGCTAAACTTTCAGAGTTGATTATCCGTTTGAGGGATGCAGGTTATCAGCCTGATACAAACTATGTGTTCCACGATCTTGAAGATGAACAAAAAGAAACTGTTCTTTCTCACCATAGTGAAAGGTTGGCAATTGCCTTTGGGTTAATAGCTACAAATCCGGGAATTCCACTCCAGATTGTGAAGAACCTTAGGGTCTGTGTAGATTGTCACAACTTCATTAAGTTAGTATCACTCATTGAACAGAGATATATTGTTGTTAGGGACTCAAATCGGTTTCACCATTTCAAAGATGGTGTGTGCACATGTGGGGACTACTGGTGA